The window GAACTGCTCGGTCGACGATGGCTTTGGGCCATTCCGACTGCCATCTATATCGTTTTCAACATTCCATGCGCTCTCGCCCCAAATATTGGATGCCTTCTTGCCTCTCGATTCCTCTGTGGATTCTTTGGCTCGGCACCTCTTACCCTAGCTGGCGGTACCATTGCTGATGTCTGGGGCCCTGACGAACGAGGTgagcatcatcattcttttACGACTCGACGAGACTGATTGTCATTTGCAGGCTTTGCCATTGCTATCTTTGCTGCTGCCCCTTATACAGGACCCGTGATTGGACCCCTGATTGGAGGGTTTATTGGCAAATATGCTGGTTGGAGGTGGATCTATTGGGTTAACATGATCTCTGCAGGCGTGGTGTACGTCGTGAACTCGTTCCTTTGGTCCAAGTCGATGCTGACGAAGTTGTTTTAGCTGGCTCGCCTCCCTCATCATTCCAGAGACTTTTGCTCCTATTATATTGAAGAAGCGCGCTAAGCAGATGCGTCACGATTCTCAAGATGACTCTTACGTTACCGAACAAGAAATTTTCCGAAAGCCGTTGAACGAGATCGTTATCGAGACCCTCGTTCGACCCTTTGGTAAGTAAATTATCACTTCTAATAGGCCTAAATCTTATCAATCGTACAGAAATGCTTGCAACGGAGCCCATCTTACTTTGCATGTCTCTCTATATCTCCCTTGTTTACGGTCTTCTCTAcgccttctttttctccttccctgtCGTTTTCAACGAAGACTACGGATGGGACGACGCCAAGACCGGCCTTACTTTCATCCCTGTATTTATTGGCGTCGGCCTTGCCTTATTTGTGACCCCTTGGCTGGAAAAAAAGTACATCAACAAAGGCGATAAAGCTGAGCCTGAAGATCGTCTCCCTGGTATGCTTATCGGTGGCCCCTTTGTCCCGATCTCTCTTTTTATCTTCGGCTGGACTTCCCCTCCATATGTCACTCCCGGTGGTGGTTCCTGGGTTGGTCCTGTTAGCGCCGGTATTCCCTTCGGTCTCGGAATGGCAAGTCCAAGTGTAAATTTACAAAACAAAAGCTAACCATTCTGGTATCTAATAACAGGTCTTAGTCTACTTTAGTGCCAACGCATATTTAATTGAAGCCTTTCCCGACTATGTTGCTAGTGCACTTGCAGCCAAGACAGTTGTCCGATCTGCTGCCGGTGCTGCAATGCCCCTCTTCATTCGTGAGTTCCCATTCCTGGAAGCGTCGCTAAATTATCCGTAGCTCAAATGTTCCATGGTCTCGGTAACGGCGGGGCAGCTTCTCTTTTGGGTGGTATCGCCATCATTATGGCTTGTATCCCATTTGCATTTGCCAAATGGGGCAAAAAGATCCGAGCGAGATCAAAAAGGGCTGCTCTCTAGCAGTCTATGTGCATTAGATGGGACGTTCTGctgcttttttttatcaTAGAGCCCACATAGAAATTAGACCCGCGTAATAATTATTTAATCCTTGAATTTGATAGCATTTTACATGGCGCAATAATATGGTCTACTTTATTTCCATACCACACAACACGTGTCAAAGTACGAATGTCTCGGTATACTATCCTTTCGTTCAACGCTCTGGGTTGCTTATACATCGGTACCAGCGCGCCTCACGCAGTGACGGACATAGCGGAAAATGCCCTTTCAAATATCTTCTTGGGTCCTGCATTGATCACGTGATCCAGCACTTTTTCGACGTTTCTCAGAGAGAATCGAAAGTAAAGAGCAATCAAACCATTTACAAAATAAATAATTGTGGCAACTGCtaataaaaataaaaatcTCCCGATTAAATGACGGCCCATTTAGCTTCCAACCTGCTTCCATTTTTGTTGTCTCGACTTCGACTATCCGATTTCCCGCATCAATAGTATCTGGCTCAGATACTCATATATCTATCAATCTGCTTCGTTAagcttcctctcccttgcACTGCCCTCAAAAATAGAAACGTAGGATGCCTCCCTCCAATTTTCGTTTCAAGGTCCGCGCTACGAAAGGTACATGCCCTTCGCTTTTCTTTCGGCTGTCTGTTCCTTAATTTGCTGATATGAAGCCTTTTCCAAAAACCTACAGAGGCTCTCAATGTCCCCTGCGCACCCGAGTTAACCAGTCTCCTCTCATGCTTCGCCACCACTGGTGATCTTAGACATACTGCTTCTTGCGCAGATAGTGCAAAAGCTTTGCACACTTGTATGGCGCAAggaaagggcaaaggaggaaaaagtggaagcTCTGTAAGTTGTGTTTCTACAATGATGTGCTCTCTATGGGGTTCATCCCAGATCATGAGCTGCTGCGAAGATGCAGAGGAATAAGGAAGGAAACCGAATGGAACAATGCTAATTTTTGACATTTGCAAATTCGCGTTTTACAGATCAACTATCTTTTGGGCAAGATCAGAAGATAGAAGAGCAGAAGGATGCGGCAGTGATCAGGGGCAATGGACAGTGGAGAATCctagaagagagaagacagCTGTATACCGATATATTGTAAACTCATGCACGACATCGATTTACGGTTGGTCACATAGTGGGATTCTCACTTAACCAGAAAAGCATAACCTCAGAACGAAGCTATATTAAGAGCTATCAACTATCAACCGCAACGCATCTTGCAGTCAGACTTAGGATTTAAATACCGGGAGAACGTAAAACTTCCGAACGTCAGTACAGAGAACTGAGGTGATAATGCAACGCGCTTTCATACAAGGATATCTTCTGTCATTGGTATCTGACTTCTTTTCGTTCATTTCTACGCTTTGGTTTTCGCGGTCTTCGccctttccatcattgACGCCATTTCCCTCGCTGCCGCCCCCAAAGCATGACCCAATTCGGTCGCACTCGCAAGAGCACCATTCgctcctttcttcttggtaATACCCCACTTCAATGCGTCATCCTCAATGCTGTAACTTAACCCAAAACCGTCTTCTACGACTTCGCCATAGCCCCACCCGTCGAGATAGCGTGAGCCAAGATTAGAGGTGGATAATTCCCAGTGGGAGGAACGGGCAAAAGCAGGGTCGGAAAAGATTTCGGGTGTCGGTTCGCCAGGGGCGATGAGCTTTTTCAAGCCGAAGAGATGACGGTCGACGCCCTGGGCGTCCGCTGCCCAAACAGCATACTGCACGTGTCTTTCAACGGCCTTTCTGAACAACCTTTCTCtaccctcatctccttcaggAAAGTTTTCGTTGACCATTGCCTCAACCCACGCTTTGCCTTCGTTTGATGCAGATCGAATGACTTCAGTTCGACCTAAAAGGAATTTTCTTGTCTGGCAAGACTCGTACGTAACAGGCAGACGCTGGAAGAGGCGATAAAATGCGAGTTGGAATATGAGTTGTGTCCAAGCGTCAGGAGAAACACGATAAGTCTTTATGAGATTTTTTCCGTATTCCCCGAATGTAACCATCTGTAGATTGTCAATCTTATCACTCAttcaaaaaggcaaagaacaAACCTTCAGATCCtgcttttccatctcctcctcaaatTCTCTCTTTGATTGAACAACGATCTGTTTAAGCTTGTCATCTAGCTCAAACTTGAGCTCCTCTGGCTCCGTCGCAGAACGACGGCTCGTTTCGGAAGAGTCGAGCTCAAGTGGGATCTTGTTCGAATCAGTGGAGGCTAGGATAAATTCGTTGAGACGAAGAGTCGGTGTCCCGTCAAGCATCGAGTCTAAGTGAAATCAGTTTCGGCCCTTCATGAGCTTTACAAGCACGACTCACGTTCGCCGTTGAAACCGCTCTCCCCCTCGCTGTCAACAATAATCTCATGCTTGTCAAACCACCTGTTGAAACCCCTGCCATCCTTTTGATTATCATGACCCCCAGCCCAGAATGACCAAGCACGAGAGTCATCTGTAGTTGGAGCAGGGTGCGAGTCAAGACAGATCAAGAGGATTGCAGAGTCAATCGTCTCCACAGTGAGTTTATTGGTAGGGGAATATGAGAAAAGTTGTTTCCTAGCGGAGTCCCATACATCACGATTGTCGGCGGTCAAAACACCTACATTAGGGCCTGGCTGCCTGTCGGCAATAGCCTTGATTTTCCTGAAGGTTTCGGCTAGCTCCTTCGCACCTCGTCCATAGGTGTCAACCTTGAAGTAGCGGTTGTTTCTCAAGACGACAATATGATGGTTGCCAGGGCCGTATGCTTTGGCAAAATCAGAAGGCCTATCGGGTTGTCGAGCAGAATTGAAAAGATATCTGTAAGATGCCATACAGAGAGGCTGGCCTTTGACCTTCTCAGGCTCTAAAAGCTCTGAATCAACGAGCTTCTTGAACTCTACTGTTGCCCTGACAAGCTCGGCTGCCCTATCCTCTTGGgacttgcccttgcccagTCCCCTCTTATGAATGTAGAAGTAGCTGACGTTCGGGATAATCCGACCTCTGTAGCCCATATAGGCCGTCTCATTCCACCACTCGCTCAGCCAGGAGTCTTTCTCTTGGGCGCGGTTTTTGAGCCGTTGCTGGAGGACTTTTGCCTGATCCGACTCAGCAAAAGCCTTGACCACAGAAGTCGATTGAGAGAAGTCGGGCTGAGaaagaagtggagaaaggGTCTCAAGATATTTGTGCAGAGTAGACGAAAGGGGTGGTACAGGGAGGTGAGGGATAGTAGACTGGGATGCGTAGAGAGGTTTGTTGGTGACTGCCCGTTTAGAGACAGAGATAGGCATCTTGAGTTGAGAGAGGCCTCGCGGGGCAGAGATACTCGGTCTGATAGGCATTGGGTTGATAGATAAAGCGAAGTTGAGGGAAAACGAGTTTTATAGGTGGCTACCAgctctcctctccaggATCTTTAAAGCTGTTCGCGGTAACAGGTTATCGAAATGAACACGAACACGGCGGCATAGGAAAACCCTGGGAACCGGTTACTGTATTACCGGTAGTGTTTCCGACCAAGGCCGATTCTTGGTATTACGTTTATTCGCGATTTTTAATGACTGACGCTGGAAGTTAACAACAAGGTAGATATAGAAGATATTATAACCTCCCTTATCATACTACTATCATCATAACGGACAGGATAACTGGTAAACAGATACTGGTATATATGCATTGTATTAGTACCAACAAGAGTCGAATCGCCTAGATTACGCCCGCGGGCCCTGGCCAGAAATACACCATGAAGGGGTGCATGAGATAATTACAGAGTACATATATTGTTTGTTTTAAGCGATTACATATGAAGTTCTCATACACCGTTGGTGAAACGGTATCATGCATCGTTGCCATCGATGCGGCAAGGGTTCGACTCCCTTACGGTGTATTGTTTTAGgttttttttcatttttttttcttccaagtcgatctcttttctcttgcACAAGATCATTGTCTCAAGAATACTTCTCTGCCTTTGTACACCATTGGCTATACATAGAGCATGGATGACTTGGGTCTTAGGAGGGTTTGTTTCTTTGAAATCTGCTCGCTCCTTCGCCGCTGTATGACTGCACTTGTTCTTTGGATCATTGTGAAAATGCATAATCATGAATAAGCTTACAAGAGCAGCTCAACAGTGAGCAGAAGCTACATATTTACATATTACTCAAGAGAATTATGTATTTATGAATAATATCAAGTCCATAGAATGATCTAACCTCATCCGCCGTATTCAGTGCAAATGCCAGAATATTTTCTATCaatttatttattttctCCTGTCACTCTTGCGTTCGTCCTCTACCAATCGCTGTTGGTCCATCTCACAGGTGCTATATATCGAGCTCCAGACATAGAATCAACGTATATTTCAGTTAGAACCCGTCAACAATGCCTGTTCCTTGGGAAGTAAGTCATAGTGATATAGCTTAGTATGGTCGAGGGGGCGAAAGCTGATGGCGTTTCAGGCTCTTATTCCGTGTGGTACGTcgaccttcttgtcctAAGTCACCAAAACACCTTTCAGCACCTATCTTTAAACTTCAAGGATTCAGCTTTTGGAATTCCGGTTGTGATTCAGAGCTTGGTGGGCGATCATGCTAATCTGAATTGCGTATAGGTCTCCTCGTGGCCATGTTCGGTATCACCGGtaatctcttctccgccgCGAAGTTCATGACCAACGACATGAAGGTCTGTTCACGCCTCTCAATCGCATTTCCCACACTCTTGCGAATGCCACgtgatggaaatggaggacTAATGTGTATTTGTTTGTGTAGCCCCCAAGGTACCGCCTTGACACCTGGGACaatatgatgatggagagggatagGAGATTAACGGGATCTCTACGGGGACAAAGTGTAAGTATTAACTATACAGTGCTCTTCCTGGTGTTATCACACACTAGAATTCAAGTGGGGCAAATTACTGACTCGTGACTGTGACTTCTAGACTGATCCGATTGCGCCAAAGGAGTTTGCGACAAACTCTGTGTGGGAGACCGAGAGAGTGCACTAGGCTTCTTGCATGAGATTATGCGTATGAAGTATGAATCTGCCATGATAtacgaagaaaaaggctATTGCTGGTGAGGGACGGGGATTGGGACGGAATACCATGGAGACCAATACAGAGATGTCTGGAATGGTGATGAAGTGAAGACCGGTGTGGGGTTGGTCAGGCGCGCAAGGGGCAATGATCCGATGCCTGGCACGTAATGCTGATGTATGCTAACAATTACGTTTTTGCCTTTTAGCTTTACCAGCCTTATTATTTTGATTAAGCTAAGATCATAGAAAACGGGATCGtgaagaacaaggcaaGGTGCGGCAAAGCTCTCGCTGGAATAGAACGGCGCTCAGCTGTCATTTCACTGATATTCTATAATTCATAAGCCTCCTGCTTTTCGAAATGCGTCTTATAACTGATATAAAAAGGGAAATAAGGTAATAAATTAATTAGATATCGATCCCGGATAAGTTGAAGGGATGTGTGTGCAATGCATTAAGCAGACTGTTTAAGAAATTTGCTTTGCCCCAATCCTGCCAGTGGTTCCGCCTGCAGTAATACACCAACAATAATGAGCAGGTTGGACGCCAATGATCCGAAGAGAATTGCATAAGACACAATCACCCATCGATACCCTTGGCAgcatccttcatctctaAACCCCGCAGCCCATCAACTATCTCCTCGAcagctctttcttctcttctcatgATGACCCTCCTCgctccaccttcttcctttgcatCAAGGTACGCCAAGTTATTTGGTATCGGTTGGGCCGCAGGAGGATCGGCAAGGGCGGGAGTGGCTATGCGGCCGAGACgaggtggggaagaaagagtgatGAATTCGGTTTGAAGGGGGAGACGGGCTTGTGCGAGTTTCAAGGCTGTTGGATGGCATGAGACTAAAAACTTGACAATGCCAAACGGAAAAGGTCTTACCAGCCTTGGCGATTTCCTCCCTGATATCCCCACCGCCAATTTCCATAATCACTTTGCCCGGCTTAACCCTACAGCTCCAATACTCGAaacttcccttcccctttcccatGCGTTGCTCATTACCTTTGACACATACGGGAATATCAGGAAAGACACGAAGGTAGAATTGGGCGCCCTTGATGGGTTTGATCTTTCGGCGGACGGCCGCTTGACATGAGGTTAACTGAGCAGCAGAGAGTCGGACGGAGGAGCATGCACGAAGACCGAATGTGCCGTGGTGGAGAGCTGTTCCTTTTAGAGAACCACCCTATGAAGTGGAAAATCCGAGTATAGAATCGTGAAGCAGTGTCAAAAAGAGCTCTGGTTAGTCCCTTTCCAAGGTCATTTTAAAAGTACGAACAGTTGGTATTTGAGTCTATACCAATAGAAAATCAGCTTCATACCGTCCCCAAGACAGATTAAAAGCCGAACACGTACTCCGGGGGCACCCTTAGAAGCCTTCCTGTATTTTGTTCTCTTCGGGGCTAACTGTCCTCTGAATCTGACTTGCTGGACACCCTGCGTGGGGGTTTTCGGGGCGAGGaaagtgggaagagaaagggcGAGACGCGGTCTTGAAGTCGCTGGgcggaagatggaaaggttGAGCATCGTTGCTGGAGTTGAGGGTTGTACGGATCTGTGTGCGTTACCGCTTTTGCCTCGAGATCATATATTTCGGTGGTTGTATCGTGGACGCGAGAAATAcagtgaggatggaggaacCACCTTCGGAGAAAATCGGCGTTTTGAGATGTGGTTCCCTGCTTCTGCTCCCTCCGTCCCTGCCCCGTCAACGCTACACTCGTATCCTGCATCCTCCTTATatcgcttcctcctcaccgCATCACTACATTCTCACCACTTACAAAATGTCCTATACGATCGCTGGCCGCGCTATTAAAGTGAGTTTTAAGGGGAATAGGTCTGTCGAACATAGCTGACATTGTGCCACAGAACGAGTACCTGTAGGTTTGCTGGGATCCGTGATTGGGTGCTTTGGAGGCTAATTACTGGATTCTTACAATTGTTCGGTTCGAATACTGTTGGGCTATTATTTGGCTATAATCGCAAACTATTTTcgccatttccttctcacaATCCGCTCTATATTCTCTCGCATACACATCTCCGACGTTTCATCTTTACTTGAAAACTCATCTTTCTGACTCGCGACCTTGAAACCACCATAAACAGCGCCCTTGGTACCATTATTTCTACCATTGGTATCGCCGTTGCTTCTTCCGGTGGCTCAGATAAGGCGGCTGCCTCTTCTGCTCCCGTTTCCGTATCTGACGACAAAACTATCACTGGCGAGACTcccgaggaggaggatttgtgagtttttttttcttttcccattttgCATCATGTTGCTGGAACGGGCTTCCGATGTTATGGGAGCCTTAAGGTAAATTGGCATGGCGTTTGAATTGAATCAGAAAAGCAGCCGAGAACtaggaaagaaggaagctgtTGGGCGAGAAAATGGAGCAAACAGTAGATGGAAAAGGCCGTAGGGGGCATGCCGCTGACTCCAGACTCTATAGCATCCGTCAATTCGTCGCCGAGGCCGAGAAATCTGAAAAGCACTAGATGAATAGGGTCAAGGGTCCATTTCGACGTCGTCATTTGGGCGAAATTGAGGGGTGAAAAGTAAAATGCATATGTGCATAACTGAAGGAAAACCAATATTTCGACTTCTTGCTAAGGAAGTGACCACTTGCAGCTTCTTACCCTCCTATTCTGACCAACTAATCGCTTTGGGAGGAGTGCTCTTCGAACTTCCATGTACCTCAGACCTCTTTATTCGTCTTACCGCTGTCTTACATTACTTGTACAGCAGATCCCATATAACCACCCCAGCGGATCCCGTAGCCCCCTTGCCTTGAAAATTTAAGCCTTAAGGACATCCTCCTTCGGTCCGTCCTGCATTTTAGGTGCACCCAAGTAACCCAAGATGGAGCCCTTCATTTCTGCCAACTGTCGCTGcttgtcttcctcaatTAACCTAGGTCCAGACCGTTAACATGCGCACCTCAAACAATATATGAAGAACTTACTTCTTGAATTCGTCAGCATGTTCTGCCCAATActtttgctcttcctgatAGATCCTCTGCGCCTGGGCACGTTTCTGCTCGAGGTACGTCATAGGCTGATTTGGCCGAGATGATCCGGGCTACATACAATATCAGCGCTTGTATCACAGATCAAGCGACGAATGAAAAGTGAACCTACAGCGGCGACGCTACCGAAGATGCTACTCAAAAATCCGCTTCCAGCACCGGTAATAGCGGTAGGATGACTTCTCTCCCATTCCTCAATGGCCTTGGCCTTTGCCTCGGCTTCCTTTTTAGCATATTCAATGGGGATATCCTTGCCAGCATACGCTTGAAGGATAGGGCGGACGTCCGTAGGGTTGAAAATACCAATCGCTTGGAGGATTTAGCATagaaaagaatgaagagaagatgaaacaTACACTCAAGGAAAGGAATCATATCCACTAAGCCCTTATCCCTAGACGACCCATCCCAAGGCTGGAGCACGATAGCGTTCTCGGGCTGTAATGCCACATGTTCAGGGTTAACATCCAAAACAATTACCTTGGAAGGATCACggttgaggaaagagatatCCTTGACGACTTTACCCTTGACAGAGCGAGTAGATTCACGGAAAAGACGATATGGCATAAATGCTTGGTACGGGTCGATCTTCTCCGCGATAGGGGCTGCGGTCTACCCGGAGTAATGAGCACGGCGGGACGAGAAGGGGGATAGTTGAAGAATGACTTACATAAAGAGGCTggctggagaagaggacaaTTTCATAAAACTGCGACAAGTAGCCAAGGAAGTAATCGACACCAGGTCGCTTGGCGGTCCTCCAGCCGTGAGTCCTCTACGCCTGCTTAGCTTTTTTCTGAGCGGGTTCTCAGATAAAAATGACTTACATCCCATGAGGAGTGTACAAGGAGCCCTTCAAGGTCAATGCAAAGGGTATAAGGCCGttgatggggaggaggaagagggtcgGGGAGAAGAGTCTTGAAAGCAGGCTTGTTGAAAAACTACCATATAATATGAGCAATGGCAGCATATCATAATAAATGAGACATACGTCGAAAAGCTCAGTCATGTTATTCTGGAAAGTCTCAACGAATCCTCCCTGTTTCTTGCCCTACCTTTCATCAGTTTAAGTCCACAAGAAGGCCACATTGCACTCACAGGTGCTTCCTCACTTCCCATTGCCAAAACAGCTCCAACCGCACCAACTGCCAGTGCACCATACCCCGCCCGgatccacatcctcctAGACTTCTCCTGCGAGCTCACATACTCCTTTTTACCAGCACCTgtttttttccttccacCGCTTTCCGTTTCCTGATCCTTCCCAGCAGCTGGTTCGGGAATAGCGGCAGCTTCCGGGTCAATATCGAGGGAAGGAAGTTTAGAGTAGTCAGGGTTTTCGACA of the Cryptococcus tetragattii IND107 chromosome 2, whole genome shotgun sequence genome contains:
- a CDS encoding mitochondrial 37S ribosomal protein mS37: MPPSNFRFKVRATKEALNVPCAPELTSLLSCFATTGDLRHTASCADSAKALHTCMAQGKGKGGKSGSSINYLLGKIRR
- a CDS encoding mitochondrial import inner membrane translocase subunit TIM50; the protein is MLRQSTYRLLSSTPRSSRLISTTAPSFIRIRTQSSEPSPAERPPPVPENVNPSQPFEPEVSKPVGTTKAVETQEAEEPAPAGTPLTPPQPEVVSGNTQSAASVAPETEAHVENPDYSKLPSLDIDPEAAAIPEPAAGKDQETESGGRKKTGAGKKEYVSSQEKSRRMWIRAGYGALAVGAVGAVLAMGSEEAPGKKQGGFVETFQNNMTELFDFFNKPAFKTLLPDPLPPPHQRPYTLCIDLEGLLVHSSWDRTHGWRTAKRPGVDYFLGYLSQFYEIVLFSSQPLYTAAPIAEKIDPYQAFMPYRLFRESTRSVKGKVVKDISFLNRDPSKVIVLDVNPEHVALQPENAIVLQPWDGSSRDKGLVDMIPFLESIGIFNPTDVRPILQAYAGKDIPIEYAKKEAEAKAKAIEEWERSHPTAITGAGSGFLSSIFGSVAAPGSSRPNQPMTYLEQKRAQAQRIYQEEQKYWAEHADEFKKLIEEDKQRQLAEMKGSILGYLGAPKMQDGPKEDVLKA
- a CDS encoding mitochondrial 54S ribosomal protein uL16m → MLNLSIFRPATSRPRLALSLPTFLAPKTPTQGVQQVRFRGQLAPKRTKYRKASKGAPGTQIPTGGSLKGTALHHGTFGLRACSSVRLSAAQLTSCQAAVRRKIKPIKGAQFYLRVFPDIPVCVKGNEQRMGKGKGSFEYWSCRVKPGKVIMEIGGGDIREEIAKAALKLAQARLPLQTEFITLSSPPRLGRIATPALADPPAAQPIPNNLAYLDAKEEGGARRVIMRREERAVEEIVDGLRGLEMKDAAKGIDG